Proteins from one Caldisericum sp. genomic window:
- a CDS encoding hemolysin III family protein, protein MKIKEKPLYKKEEVGNSITHGVGIALSIAGLVLLVIKGVRSHNPTKLLSFIVFGITLTLLYTASTLYHSLYINVKSEKLKRILRLLDHSAIYLLIAGTYTPFALISIGGTLGRNIFILVWVLAIIGIVLKVFFVGKYSVLFTTTYLIMGYLILFAWKTLVRNLPKGALILLVLGGLTYTIGVFFYAFQRYRYNHFIWHFFVLGGSILHYLAVLLYL, encoded by the coding sequence GTGAAAATTAAAGAAAAACCACTTTATAAGAAAGAGGAAGTTGGCAATAGCATCACACACGGCGTTGGGATAGCGCTGAGTATTGCGGGTCTAGTGTTGCTCGTAATTAAAGGTGTAAGGTCTCATAATCCTACCAAACTTCTGTCATTTATTGTCTTTGGAATTACACTTACACTTCTTTATACTGCTTCAACACTTTACCACTCGCTTTATATCAATGTAAAAAGTGAAAAACTAAAAAGGATTTTGCGTCTTTTAGACCACTCAGCAATCTACCTTCTCATAGCAGGCACTTATACTCCTTTTGCCCTCATTTCAATTGGTGGAACTTTAGGAAGAAACATATTTATTTTAGTCTGGGTGCTTGCAATAATAGGGATTGTCTTAAAGGTCTTCTTTGTGGGGAAATACTCCGTGCTTTTTACTACTACATATTTAATAATGGGATATTTAATACTTTTCGCATGGAAAACCCTTGTTAGAAATCTTCCCAAAGGTGCTTTAATCCTTCTTGTTCTGGGAGGATTGACCTACACAATAGGAGTATTTTTCTACGCCTTCCAAAGATATCGATACAATCACTTCATTTGGCACTTCTTTGTCCTTGGCGGTAGTATCCTTCACTATCTTGCAGTCTTGCTATATCTTTAG